The DNA region CTGATTTATACCAACACTCATCGCCCTTTGAAACAACCACGTAACTGTCAAACTTGGTTGATAGGGTTGCAGTAGTGTTAAGTCCTTTGCAGATAATTGTTCTGTTTCCAGTGCTTCGTAAATGCCATAAGTCAAACGCTTCAGGTGACGTACCATTGCCCCAAAACCACCAAAACTCAAAGGAGATTGATTACCACTGCTATCTCCGGCTGGTAGAATGCGACTCCAAGGGGTTTTGATAGGGCTTTGACGATAGGTAGGAAAGAAACCAAATAGCGATCGCTGAAATTTCAGTTCGCTCAATTCCACTCCCTGATATTCTGGTAATAGACGCAGATATTCCTCAAATAGAGCTTCTAAACTTAAACGTTGGGGATCTGCATCCATATAAGTAAACAAGTAAGTTGTTCTGCCATCCCTAGCTGGAAAAGCTTCCCAGAAATACTGACATTGATTCTGCAAAGGTGTAAATGATAATAACAAGTCGCCTGAGTTATTTTCCGCAAAACCTTGGGCGCAACTTCCTACAACTAAGCATAGTGCGTCTGGTTTTTTACCTTGGCGTGCTTGTTGAGTGATGGGTGAAAGATGTCCCATTGCATCGATTAATAACCGAGTTTTGAATTGGTTATTTACCATCACCCCATCTGGATGAACTACCGCTTCGGTAAAGGGTGTGTTTTCTAATAACTTTCCCCCTGCGGCGAGAAATCGAGTTTTCAATGTAGCTAATAGATAAACTGGATCTACACCGATATTCAAAACATCCTCTACCCAAACTTCTGTACCGCCAGCAAAACTAACTCGCGCTGGGTTATATTGAGTTGCGATCGCACTCTCTAATTCTTCCTCAGTCAGCAAGTTTAATTCCACAAACACATCTAATTCTTTGCGAGAAATATTCCACTCTTGCTCTCTCCCCCGCAAAATACCCCGTTCCATCAACGCCACCCGCAGTCCCTTCACCGCTAAGGCGCAACCAATTAAAATACCCAAAGTACCACCGCAGATAAGCAAATCGTTGTCTACAACGCCTAAAGGCTGTTGACTTTCTTTAACTAACGTTGGTACTGGTGCGGAATTTTCGCGCAGAGATGTTAGGATGCGATCGCTTTGGCGTAACCCTGCTAAAGCATCGCCGGGTAATTGGGAAAGAATTTCTTCAGTTAAAGACATTTTGGAAAAACTCAACTCTACATTCCAAAATTACCTGAGAATGAAGAAAGTAGATATGATCGTGACACTCCCACCCGTCCCTTGAGGAACTGGAGACATAAGTATGTCCGCTACAAAACCTGTAGAACCTCTGTATACTTTTAAAGAATATCTCACCTACGATGATGGCACTGACAAGCGCTATGAACTTGAGGATGGGGTACTGCTAGAAATGCCTCCAGCCTCAGATTTGCATGAAGCTATCATCACTTTCTTGTTAATCCGCTTCTATCTAGAAATCCAACGACTAGGGTTAGATTGGCAAGTTCGCCCTAGCGGTACTGGCGTTCGTACCTCCGTCAAAAAATCCCGTCTCCCTGACTTAATTGTGATGACTGAAGAACAGCGACAATCTATTCAGGGTAAATCGGCTGTGCTTGAGTTACCTCCACTGTTAACAATAGAAGTGGTTAGTGCTGAGTCTGTGAAGCGAGATTATCAAAGGAAACCACTTGAGTATGCAGCCTTTTCTATCCCTGAATACTGGATTGTTGATCCTCTAGAGGCAAAGGTGACAGTCTGTTTGTTGGATGAAGGACGTTATAACCAAACAGTATTTACAGGAAACCAGCAAATTTTTTCTCCGACTTTTCCTGAGTTAAAACTGACAGCGCAGCAAGTATTAACGGCTTAGAAATTTTTTATCGAATTAGCTTAATGAAAAGACCTCTCCCTGGTTTTACTACGCAAAACCGTCCCTCTCCGACTCGGAGAGGGACAGACTTGAACTTTAGTTCAAGGCAGGGAGAGGTTCGTCTAACTCACACAAAATTATCCTAAACCAAATAATTTTGCGATCGCAGGCAATAATTTATTACCCGCTTCAACTAGAGAAGCAACAGCAGGTAAGCCTGTAAATATCCCTTTCAACATAGTGATTGCTGTTTTTGCAGTTTTCTGCTTGGTAGATTCTTGGGGATTTTTCCCCGCTTCAGCTAAAGCTTTTACCTGTTCTAGTGCTTCGGTTTTCTCTTCTTCTGGTAAATATGTGGATTGGATGATTGCATCTTGCAACCGCGACAATAATTCTTTAATTCCTGGTTTCTCGGCATCGGTTGCATCAGGTAACTGATTGAGGGCAATACTCACGTTACCGCTAATGGTTCCTAGATTAGCAATAGAATTATTGCCAGCGATACCGCTAACATTACTGCTGCCTTCAATATTGATGCCACTGATATCTGACATGATGGTATTTCCTTGTGTATTAATTTTTGGCTGCTTGAGAGCAGTATCTACCATATTTTATAAACTAATAATGCGCTTATCTTTTTCTACAAGCAATAATTGCTGATTCTGCGATGAATGGCACTAAGAAAAGTTTATGAAATACTTTCTTTAAAACGAGCAAGCACATACGTTAATTACTACTGTGACATTACGAGTACAAATTCTCTCTTGACAAATGAGCGTCAGAGTTTGGGGCTACCTTTTAAAGAACTATTGCCAGAATCTGCAATAAGACTTGCAATCTCTGAGCTAAAGATTAAATACAAAAAGCGATTATTTGATCCATTAATAACGTTGTGGGCATTTTTATCCCAAGTGCTGGACACTGACAAAAGTTGCCATAATGCCGTGGCTACTATCATTAACGACTATATCAAACTGACTGATGGTGAAGAATAATCCCTTGATTCCCGAATCGGGAATGGAATTTTCATAGGTAGGACTTACGCAAACTCTACGATTCTTGGCCTTCTTGGCGTCTTGGCGGTTCGAGAAATTAAGCTTTTTAGCGCTTTTTGCGTAAGTCCTAATAGGTTTTACAAACCCTCCGAAACCTCATAAGCTACTACTGGTAAGAGGTTGAGGGAGGTTTGTTTATTTTGGTGAAGGCTGATTATTACCAGCATTCGCGCTTTGTATAGACTAGTAGAGATAGTCAGCAAGGATCGCAAAAATAACCTTTTTTAGAGAAGTCTTTTCAGCAGTGTAATACGCACTTAAGCCTTACAGTGCGCGTATTTAACCCCAATGTTGTTTAAAACCCATTTCCCGACATATCACCACAATCTAAAATCTCATGAAGCTAGATCCTACTCAGACATATACCTTTAGCAAATATTTTGAAAGCGGTTACTATTCTGAAGACTTAGCCCAAGCTTTCGGTTATTCATCGGAGTACAAAGTATTTCAATTACCACAATACTCTGGCGAATTGGATAGGTTGGTCGAATTGAGAGAAAGGATAGAAGAAGCACTACCTTATGTAGAGTTGACTACAGAGTTAGCTAGGAGAGAAGTAATAATTTCTAGAATTGTACTAGAGTTGATTCACTATACTAAAGCAAAACTGAGAATAGAATTTAGCCTGAGAGTGAATAATCAGCTTCAAGGAACCCTAGATTATTTAATTAGAACTTCCCAACCATATCAACTATTAGTCATAGAAGCAAAGCAAGCTGATTTAAGTAGAGGCTTTACTCAATTAGTAGCGGAAATGATTGCACTAGATTTATGGGAAGATTCACCAACTCTTACAGAACAGGCTGTATTAACAGGTTCGGTCAGTACGGGCAGCTTGTGGCAGTTTGCTTGTCTTGATAGAGTAAATAAACATTTTACTCTAGGGATTAATAGCTACAGAGTTGTCGAAGATATTGAGGAGTTGATGAGAATATTAGTAAAGTTATTGAAAGATTGAAAATCGAAAACCGGCTCCGGCGAAGGCTCCTAAACCAGCTATTATTTCTTGGCGAATCGTGATGAAGAAAAAGACAATCAATGTGATTAGAGCAACCCAGCCCCCAATTCGATCCTCACTAGATGAGCTAAATATCAGCGACACCAAGTAACCATTGACAGCCCAGAAAAATCCTGACAGCCCCGACAATAAGAATGAGATAATAACTAAACCAATTGCCCAACGTCGTTGCAGTCCAGCTTTGGCGTGGCTGAAGTTTGCCCTTGTCAGGTTAGCGTTGGTGAAGTTTGCCCCTCGGATGTCGGCATAGCTAAAGTTCGCACCCGCAAGGTCTTGT from Nostoc commune NIES-4072 includes:
- a CDS encoding FAD-binding oxidoreductase, with the translated sequence MSLTEEILSQLPGDALAGLRQSDRILTSLRENSAPVPTLVKESQQPLGVVDNDLLICGGTLGILIGCALAVKGLRVALMERGILRGREQEWNISRKELDVFVELNLLTEEELESAIATQYNPARVSFAGGTEVWVEDVLNIGVDPVYLLATLKTRFLAAGGKLLENTPFTEAVVHPDGVMVNNQFKTRLLIDAMGHLSPITQQARQGKKPDALCLVVGSCAQGFAENNSGDLLLSFTPLQNQCQYFWEAFPARDGRTTYLFTYMDADPQRLSLEALFEEYLRLLPEYQGVELSELKFQRSLFGFFPTYRQSPIKTPWSRILPAGDSSGNQSPLSFGGFGAMVRHLKRLTYGIYEALETEQLSAKDLTLLQPYQPSLTVTWLFQRAMSVGINQKIAPDQINQLLSAVFEEMQQLGTPVLKPFLQDIVQFPALTKTLLKTGLYHPVLVAKIIPQVGLASLLDWMLHYSNLGVYTALFWLSPMLETWIKNQPKEQQYYWHRLIDAWKYGSGGDQGR
- a CDS encoding pentapeptide repeat-containing protein, with the protein product MLTSVKCNIALDFFGQNLRGRNFKGRQDLAGANFSYADIRGANFTNANLTRANFSHAKAGLQRRWAIGLVIISFLLSGLSGFFWAVNGYLVSLIFSSSSEDRIGGWVALITLIVFFFITIRQEIIAGLGAFAGAGFRFSIFQ
- a CDS encoding Uma2 family endonuclease, producing the protein MSATKPVEPLYTFKEYLTYDDGTDKRYELEDGVLLEMPPASDLHEAIITFLLIRFYLEIQRLGLDWQVRPSGTGVRTSVKKSRLPDLIVMTEEQRQSIQGKSAVLELPPLLTIEVVSAESVKRDYQRKPLEYAAFSIPEYWIVDPLEAKVTVCLLDEGRYNQTVFTGNQQIFSPTFPELKLTAQQVLTA